A single genomic interval of Aedes aegypti strain LVP_AGWG chromosome 1, AaegL5.0 Primary Assembly, whole genome shotgun sequence harbors:
- the LOC5576003 gene encoding protein SEC13 homolog — MVSVLNTIDTGHEDMIHGAEVDYYGLRLATCSSDNSVKIFDIKGGAQTLAADLKGHGGPVWQVAWAHPRYGNILASCSYDRKVIIWKEAGPGDWTKWFEYSNHDSSVNSVAWAPAEYGLILACGSSDGSVSILTASIEAGTWDSKKIPNAHSIGCNTVSWCPATAPEPAFDQRPSKVNLAVKRLATGGCDNSVKIWKEDGDRWEEEKRLELHSDWVRDVAWAPNVGLPRHQIASCSQDRRVIIWSSDDLQNWQSMILNNFDDVVWNVSWSLTGNILAVSGGDNKISLWRENNEGQWICISEDTNSAGQSHPPLNQTQNNSFVPEQRTL, encoded by the coding sequence ATGGTGTCCGTGTTAAACACAATCGATACGGGTCATGAGGACATGATCCACGGAGCAGAGGTCGATTACTACGGGCTTCGTTTGGCGACGTGTTCTTCGGACAATTCGGTGAAGATTTTCGACATCAAAGGCGGAGCCCAAACACTGGCCGCGGATTTGAAGGGTCATGGGGGGCCTGTGTGGCAAGTGGCCTGGGCCCATCCCCGCTATGGAAATATTTTGGCCTCGTGTTCCTACGATCGGAAGGTGATTATATGGAAGGAAGCCGGCCCCGGAGATTGGACCAAGTGGTTCGAGTACAGTAATCACGATTCGTCGGTCAATTCCGTGGCCTGGGCCCCGGCGGAATATGGACTGATTCTGGCTTGTGGAAGCTCGGATGGTTCGGTGTCTATTTTGACGGCCAGTATCGAAGCGGGAACGTGGGATTCCAAGAAGATTCCAAATGCCCACAGCATCGGTTGCAATACGGTAAGCTGGTGCCCTGCAACTGCTCCGGAGCCGGCCTTTGACCAGAGACCATCGAAGGTCAACTTAGCCGTTAAACGATTGGCCACCGGAGGTTGTGACAATTCGGTCAAGATTTGGAAGGAAGACGGTGACCGTTGGGAGGAGGAAAAACGTCTGGAACTGCATTCGGATTGGGTTCGGGATGTGGCGTGGGCGCCAAATGTTGGGCTTCCCCGGCATCAGATTGCTAGCTGCTCCCAGGATCGAAGGGTTATCATCTGGAGTAGCGATGATCTGCAGAACTGGCAATCgatgattttgaacaacttCGACGACGTGGTTTGGAACGTGAGCTGGTCCCTGACGGGAAACATTCTGGCCGTTTCCGGCGGGGACAATAAAATCAGCTTGTGGCGCGAAAATAACGAAGGGCAATGGATTTGCATCAGCGAGGACACAAATTCTGCCGGCCAGAGCCATCCTCCGTTGAATCAAACTCAGAATAATAGCTTTGTTCCGGAGCAGAGAACGTTGTAA